The window ATCATTAAATTTAACCTGAATCCGTGATGAATTGAAATCGACTTTGATTTTGTTGTAATTTTGATGGATTGATAATCCATAAAACCCTTTTTATGCTTATGACCTATGTCATCTCTATTTCCGAAAATGGAACAAATCTCTTTTTTTAGGTATACGAACCAAAAAAATAGACAAAAAAGCACAGGGAGTGACGTTGGACATCAGTGCCCGAACATTCGTTCGTTATCTTGCCTCTCTCCATTTCTGATAGACGTTCAGTAGGGGCTCGCTATAGCCACTCCTTCGCGTCCGTTTCATCCAGATCTGTCGTGATCGACGGACGAGTCGCCCTGCCATCGTGATCACCGTCTGAATAATCGTCTTGATGCGGCGGCGTTTCACTTTGTGGTGCAACGGATGTCTCGGATCGCTTAATAGATCTTGTCCAATCAGACGAAGAAGATTGTAAACGAAGGCTCCCATGACCAACACGAGCGCATTCGTTTTCATCTTCCCAGATGGAAGCCGCTCTAAATCTAAGTCGCTCTTCAGTTCGCTATGAAACTGTTCGCCTGTCGCATGGTCATGATACAACGCGAGCACATCGCTCATTCGAACATGCTCGTATCCTTTGAGCCGCACCCAATAGCTTTCCACTTCATAATCAGGAACGAGCATCAGCTGTCCATTGCGTTCCATCGTCCGTTCCGTCACTTGGGTGACTTGAACGTACGTATACGTGTTTCCATCGATCGCTGCCTTCTGTGGAAGGCATAGCTCATAGGTTTGTACTCCTTCGCTTTGTCCATCATCGACACGTTTGCCCTTTTGCGAAGCGATCTGGAACCAAAGCGCTTTCGATTCTCGGCGTAAGTTTCGCTTGATGACAAAGTCCACGTCTTCCTTTAGGCATACGTGCCCATTCGCTTCTGCATCGTTTCCTGCATCCATGCGAACAAGCAGACGAGATGAAGTCAGTTGACGAGCTCGACGGATAGCGGTGACTAAAAACGAGGGCATGTTGTCTTGCACATGTTGTTTCCCTGGACGCAACTCGGCATGAACGAGATCCCCTTCCTTCCCTGCATACGCAAACAACGGTGTAAAACCGTCAAATCCTTTATACGTTCGACTGACTCCTTCTTTTTTCGTATCGGAGTTGTCAAATGGGGAACCATCTATATCAAGGGGAAGCCATGTCGTCTTTCCTTTGGTCCAACAAGGGGACAAAGTGGCATGTCGTTGAATCAACAGACGTATGGACTCCTCCCAAAGAATCGTTTCGGTCATCGGAAGACAAGCGAGCTGATCGAGTCGTTGTCGCAAGGTTGGAGAGGAAGGCACGTGCTGAATCCCCATCGATGCCGAAAAGATATCGTCCTGACGATACGCTTCGATATGATCGAAATCCGTTTTTCCTGTGGCAAGCAAGCCAATCATCGAGCGAATGACATCGCTATGGGAAATGTGCACTTCTCGACGAACCGTTGGAAGCCGAAGTGCGTTTACCCGTTTATCCAGTTTCGTTCGATGGAGTAAGTAGCCAACGAGAGCAAGCCCAGCACTTGGGGTAATCGCTTCATCTGTCAATACAAACCGAATCGGGAAATCTTTCATCACATCACCTACTTGATGAAGAATCGTCAACGTCGTTTTTCCTTATCGTATCAACGGTTTGCGACCATTGTAAAGATGTTTTGTCACGGATTCAGGATAAGAGTTATAAATACCCATTTTCACTTTCTATAGGAATATAATGATTTCGATTTCTTATGATATTTCTCGTAATTTTTCTCTTGTTTACAAAAAATTTTTTGTAAATCAATAGAATTTTATTTAAAAAAAAAACAAAAACGGTTTTTTTTTAAATAAAATTCTATTGATTTACGAAAAATTTTTTCATATAATTTACTTACAAAATGAAAATGCTTTCAATTATTAGTTGTGCTGCAGTGATTACATTCAGTCCCATCCGAAAAGGAAATTTGTGACCCCCTAACACAACAAAAACATGACAGTATCGTTTTCAACTTTTTTGAAAACGATTACCGTATAAAAGGAAGGTGAAATGAAGTATGGATCTATATTTGTTGACCATTACATTTTTGGCCATTCTCATTGTTATTTTAGGAGTATCATGGTGGAAATGGCATGCGTTTATCAGCTTGCTTGTCGCCAGTTTGTTCTTAGCGATCATGTCCGGAATGTCCTTGGATAAAATCGTAACTGCCTATGAAACCGGAGTTGGGGGTGTATTAGGCCATTTAGTCGGAATTTTGGCATTAGGCATCATTTTAGGACAGATGATGTCAGAATCAGGCGCTGGAATGCAAGTGGCCAATTTCTTCGTTCGGCTTTTCGGTGTAAAGAAATTGCCCTGGGCCATGCTTCTTTCAGGGTTTATTATTGGAATTCCTGTGTTCTTTGAAGTCGGAATTTTGATTGTATTGCCATTAGTCATTTCTATTCATAAAACGACGAAACAAAACATTTTATTAATCGCTTTGCCTGTCATTGCCGGTTTATCGATCGTACACGGTCTTGTGCCGCCGCATCCGGGAGCGATTGCCGCGATCCAGATTTACAATGCCAATCTTGGAAAAGTGCTTCTTTATTCCTTGATTATTGCGCTTCCTGCAGCCATTATCGCAGGACCATTATTTGCAAAATGGGTTCATAAACGCGTCATTCCTGAAAGCGAACCGGAGTTAATTCGCGTCAATATGACAGCGAAAACATTACCTAGTACAGGACTTTCGTTCTTCATCATTTTATTGCCTGTATTGTTAATGATTTTATCGGCCGTTGCACCATATTTGCCACTGCCTAAAGGCTTCATGAAATTTTTCGAATTCATTGGAAGCCCTATCATTGCGCTTCTGATCGCTTGTTTCGCAGCATTCTACTTCCTTGGAATTCGTCAAGGAATGAGTAAAAAAGACATTAAGAAATTAACAGATCAATGCTTGCTGCCTGTTGGTTCCATCATTTTAATCATTGGAGCCGGCGGTGGATTTAAACAAATCCTTATCGATAGCGGTGTTGGTACGACCATTGGTCATATGTCCCAACATCTATCTCTGTCTCCCCTTGTTTTAGCCTTTATGATATCAGGATTAATTCGTATTGCTACAGGTTCAGCAACCGTCGCCTTAACCACAGCGGCTGGCATCGTTTCACCTATTATTGAACATATGTCCGGTGTCAATCTGGAATTGCTCGTGATCGCAACGGGTGCAGGTTCCTTAATGTTCTCACACGTAAACGATGCCGGATTCTGGATGGTAAAAGAATATTTAGGATTATCCATGAAAGAAACGTTTAAAACATGGACCGTATTGGAAACAATCCTTTCATTTACCGCTTTTGCAGGCGCTTTGCTGCTTAATATGTTTGTATAAAAACAAAACTCCTTCTACACATCCGTAGAGGGAGTTTATCTCTTTGAGAATTCAACAACATGAGCTGATGAAAACAAAATAGGACAGAATATGGTATGATGCAAACGATGGCAGAAGATTGTAAAAAGGAAATGATGGAAAAATTTTTAATCCTTAAGAGATGGAGTGGCTTAAAACGGTTCATGTCATCAACCTGTGTAAAGAAAAGAACCGATGAAAACAGGACTGGACCTTACTGATAATAGCTTGTTGCTAAAGAAAGAAAGGCGCTTATCGGAAAAGAGAGCACTTAGGTTGTCAGGTATTTGTAAGGAGGAAAAAATCATGAGTTCAAAATATGTAATCGGTGTAGATATTGGAACAACCAGTACAAAATCCGTTTTGTTTTCCGCAGAAGGATCCGTTATTTCAAGACATGGAATTGAATATTCTTTATTCTCCCCTACACCAGAAACGGCAGAACAAGATCCGGAAGAAATTTTCCGCGCTGTGGTCAACACCATTAAGAGAACGATACAAGATAGCCATGTTCAGCCATCTGATATTCTTTGCGTTTCCTTTAGTTCCGCCATGCACAGCGTCATTGCTGTAGACAAAGAAGGCAAGCCTTTAACGAATTGCATCACCTGGGCGGATAACAGAAGCGCAAAATGGGCCGAAAAAATAAAAAAGGAAATGAATGGCCATGAGATTTATCGGCGGACCGGAACGCCTATCCATCCGATGTCTCCTCTTTCTAAGTTGACATGGCTTCGAAATGAGCATCCCGAAATATTTGCACGCAGCTATAAATTCATATCAATAAAAGAATATATCTTTTATAAGCTATTTAAGGAATATGTGATTGATTATTCGATTGCCTCCGCAACAGGAATGTTTCATTTAAATTCCTTAAAATGGGATGAAGAGGCTCTACATATCGCCGGTATATCAGAAGAACAGTTGTCACGTCCTGTTCCAACTACTTATCGTTTAACAGGATTGGATGAAACGTTTGCAAAAGAAATGAATTTGCACCCGTCCACTCCTTTTGTGGTAGGAGCCAGTGATGGCGTATTATCCAATTTAGGAGTAAATGCAATAGATCCCGGAGTTGTGGCTGTCACCATTGGGACAAGCGGTGCTATCCGAACCGTAACGAACCGCCCTGTAACCGATCCTAAAGAAAGAATCTTTTGTTATGCATTGACTGAAAACCATTGGGTCATTGGAGGCCCGGTCAACAACGGAGGCATGATTTTCCGATGGGTTCGCGATCAACTAGGTTCTTCAGAGGTCGAAACAGCGAAGCGTTTAGGGAAAGATCCATATGAAGTGTTGACAGAGATAGCGGCAAAAGTCAATCCCGGATCGGACGGATTATTATTTCATCCGTATTTAGCCGGAGAACGGGCTCCATTGTGGGATGCCAATGCAAGAGGCTCTTTCTTTGGATTAGGTTTGCATCATAAAAAAGAACATCTAATTCGTGCTGTTTTGGAAGGAGTTATTTTCAACTTATACACCGTTCTGCTTGCCTTAGAAGAATTAATCGGTGAGCCGAAAAAAATTCAAGCCACCGGAGGCTTTGCCAGATCCCCACTCTGGCGTCAAATGATGGCGGACATCTTCGATCAAGAGGTATATATACCGGAAAGTTTTGAAAGTTCTTGTTTGGGAGCTGCTATCCTTGGCTTATATAGTCTAGGTGAAATTCATTCATTACACGTAGTATCGGAAATGGTAGGCGCCACCCATCATCATGTACCGAATCCAGAACATGTATCCGTCTATAAAGAATTAATTCCTATCTACATTCGTCTTTCTCGACTGTTAAAAGAAGAATATGAAAGTATTGCAGCCTTTCAAAAGAAAAGAGTGTAGGAACACTTAGCAAGCGCAGAAAAGAAAAACAAGGGAATCTTTCGTCTAATCACGATTCCCTTGTTTTTTTATTTCCTAACCAAAAACGGTAAAGACCCCGCCCTTGTTTTTGGCTTAGAAAAAAGATCTCCAAGCATCTGTCAAACCACCCATCATCCTGCCAATAGTTTTTAATACCGTTCGCCATTATGATGGAACGAATGATCTTATCATGATGCAGCAAAAAACATTTTCTTGTTCCCATTTACCGTATCCAAAGTTTAAATAAGCCTTCGGTTACACCTAAATTATACATATAATGAATTCCGAATACCGTGCTGATAAAGCCTGTTATTTGAATGAAGGCATTGTGAATACGAATCTTTTTGGCACTCAGTGTGAATGGGATCCCAATTAAAGTCGTAAAGCAAAGCATGCCCAAAACCGTTCCGGCGCCAAAAAACAGAATATAAAGAAGACCTTCCCATGCCTTTTCTACTGTACTCATTGTCAACAATACCATGGCTGCACTACCGGCAAGTCCATGAATGATCCCAATAAAAAGAGATTTAACATAGGGAATCCCTTTATATGTATAAATAGGATGATCTGTATGAAGATGAAGACGTGAATGAGAATGTTCATGCGTTTTCTTAAGAGAAAGAATGGCTGAAATTCCAAAATAAACGAGTATGATTCCGACTAAAAACTCTAATGACATCGACCATTCTTGTGAAATTTTTTTCTTCATCAAAATAATAGTCATTCCAAATATAAGTAATGTGGATGTATGCCCGATCCCCCAAAAGACTCCGGCTAAAGAGGATCTCCAAAGTTTTTTGCTTTGACAAACAATCGTTGATACAGCTATCACATGATCCGGCTCCATAGCATGTTTTATTCCAAGAACGAATCCTAAAGTTAAAACGGAAAGCAAGTCTACTTGGTCCATCTATAAGCCTCCTAATATCGTTTATTCCTCACCCTATCTTTCAATACTTTCGCCAAGTGACACCATTCTTGCCTAATAACTCTCGTCTGGCAAATGAATGAGCGCGAGAAATCATGTTCTCAATGATACCCGTACTACGTGCAAGTATACGTAAAATAATGCCGCTAGCCGGCAATGATGTCATACCAAATCGAACGTCGGAATCAAAAGCCTCCATTTCATCATATAAACGGTCAAGAAATGTTTTATCTGCTTTCTGATGAAAGATCAAAAAAGTGCCGATATGAGTATATCCGTCCATTTGCAACATTCCGGACATATCTTCATCCGGCTCAAGCCGTAAATGATCAAACAACACAAGCCGGTCTTTTTTATATACTTTTAATTTCGAACGAATCCAATCATAAGGAAACAAACTCCCATCTTCCGCCCAACCTGGTGTAATGACATCGCTGTAAAAAAAACCGGAATCCTCTTCTATATGAACGGTCGTTTCTTGTATAAAACGTGCTTCTTTATAAGCAATTAAAGAATCCGGCAAGTATTCAAGAACGCTTCCTTTTTTTAAGTGGATGTTCGTTTTCTGAACAACAGGCTTCTTTGGTGTTTTATATACTTTTGTGGCGGATTGCGTTGTAACCGCCAGCTCAGCTTCTTCTTCCACGTTGAGATTGGTTAAATAGACATCCCCGTCTACATAACCTCCGCCAACATGAATGAGATATAAGAAAGGTAGATCCTTTTCAAGATAAATGGGACGGCTCACTTTTAAGGCCCCTTCATGATAGCAAGATGAGATAATGGTTTTTTGCCGTTTTTTGGCGGCAGATACTTGTAATACTCCTGTATATTTCATGATTCCAATCCGTACAAAAGTGCATTGGTTTTAATCCATTCCAATACTTCTGCAAGACCGATTTCATCTTTTAAATTGGTAAAAATATATGGCTTATCCCCTCTCGCTGCCAGAGTATCGCGCTCCATAACCTCTAAACTGGCTCCAACGTACGGAGCGAGATCAATTTTATTGATGATAAAAAGATCAGATTTAATCATCCCTTGTCCACCTTTACGCGGAATTTTTTCCCCTTGCGCTACATCAATAATGTAAATAGAGAAATCGACTAGTTCCGGGCTGAATGTAGCGGCTAGATTATCCCCGCCGCTTTCGATAAATATCAACTCAAGATCGGGATGCCTTTCTTTTAGTTCATCAATGGCGGCAAAATTCATGGATGCATCTTCACGAATAGCTGTATGCGGACACCCTCCTGTTTCCACACCAATGACGCGATCTGCCGGCAGCACACCATGCTTCAGAAGAAATTGAGCATCTTCTTTCGTATAGATATCATTTGTCACAACGGCGATGCTCAATTCTTTATGCATGGCTCTCGTCAATTTTTCCACAAGCATCGTTTTTCCCGCTCCAACAGGCCCTCCGATTCCAATACGTATTGGTTCCACGTTTCTCACTCCTTATATTCCGAATTTTAAGACATAAATAAGCGCACATTTAAACGTTCATGGCGCATTTGAGCAATTTCCATCCCGGGACTTACCGCTCCTAAATCCTCTTTAGGCAATTGTGAAATCGTTCTTACCCCTTCCTCTAAAAGAGGTTGAATTTCAACTAAGATCTTTTGACCGTCTGTTTGACCAATCGGAATTCCACGCACCGCATTTTGCACAAGAGCAGATACATTGGCAAATAAATAGGCTCCAACTGCCGTTTCCTTTGTCACCTTTAAGTGGTAAGCGACAATCGCAAACACTATGGCAGAATGACCATACGCTTTCTTTTCTTTTATCCGGTTTGTATATTCTATTAAAATAGGAGATGGATACAGATCCACACATAGCTTGGCCATCCGTTCCCCCATCCTTTGATTCCCGCTTCTTGTTTCTTGCGCAACGTTCGATGCAAATAAAATGTGATCAAGCTCCTCCAATGTGGATGGTTCATTTTGTTCCATTGCTTCATAAGCCAGTCTGCAAGCAAGGCCTTCTGTGAAAAACAGCTGTTTCCGAATATAAACGGAAATAGCATTCTTAAAGCTTTCTTTATCCGTGATCACTTTTTCTTGAATGTATGTTTCCAATCCAAAAGAGTGAGAAAACGATCCCGATGGAAAGTTGGAATCACACAACTGAAAAAGTGAAAATAATCTATTCATGACGATGTCCTATTGGGCGAAATGCTTGTTTCATTTTTCTTTTTTCACGTGTAAATGGAATCGATAGCTTCTGAAGCAGTTCTTCTACTAAATAGTCATATTGCACAATCATTTCATTTCCTTCAAATTGCGCCGGCAAATGCCGATTGCCAAGTTGATGCGCAATTTCCCCCATTTGCTGCATGGATGTTGGTTTGATCGTTAATACATCATCTTCTAAGACCGATATCACAATCATATTGTGATCGTCCATGTATAAAATATCTCCATCTTGTAATTCCTGATGTTCTTTTAAGCGAATGCCAATCTCTTTGCCATGATCTGTCACAACCCGTTTCACCCGTTTGACTAAATCATCGCTTCGCATATAAACCCGTTCTATATGTGGAACTCTTTTCTCTAATGTCGTGATGTTTCCGACTACTTTTTCAACCATCATGTTTTTCTCACCTCAAAATAAGAAATACCGTTGTGCCATCGGGACGATTTCTGCCGGTTCACATGTCACTAATTGACCGTCTACCCTCACTTCATATGTTTGAGGATCGACGTCAATTTTTGGGGTTTTATCATTCAAAATTAAATCTTTTTTCGTCAATTTTCGAATTCCATAGACCGGTTTCACCTTTTTCTTCAAACCCAACTGTTCATGAATGCCTTTTTCATACGCTGCCTTTGAAACAAAGGTGATAGACGTTTGATATTTGGCATCTCCTTTCGCTGCAAACATCGGACGATATAAAACCGGCTGCGGTGTCGGAATGCTGGCATTGGGATCTCCCATAGTGCTGTAAGCAATCATTCCTCCTTTTAAAACCAGTTCAGGTTTCACACCAAAAAAAGCAGGATTCCACACCACTAAATCAGCTAATTTCCCCACTTCAACAGAACCCACATAATCCGCAATACCATGAGCGATTGCTGGATTGATCGTATATTTGGCAATATAACGTTTCACACGAAAGTTGTCTCCCACACCTTTGTCTTCTTGTAACTTCCCTCTTTGCTTTTTCATCTTGTCAGCTGTTTGCCACGTACGAATGATCACTTCTCCTACGCGCCCCATCGCTTGTGAATCGGACGAAATCATGCTGAATACGCCTAAATCATGTAAAATATCTTCCGCCGCGATGGTTTCTTTCCGAATGCGTGAATCGGCAAAGGCAATATCCTCCGGAATATTGGCGTCTAGGTGATGGCAAACCATTAACATATCTAAATGCTCTTCCAAAGTATTGATAGTATAAGGTCGAGTTGGATTCGTAGAAGAAGGCAAAATATTCGGGAAGCCGGCCGCTTTTATAATATCCGGAGCATGCCCGCCTCCAGCTCCTTCTGTATGATAGGTATGAATCACTCGACCGTCTATGGCTTTCAATGTATCCTCGACAAATCCACCTTCATTTAAAGTGTCGGTATGAATCGCTACTTGCACATCATATAGATCCGCCACTTTCAAACATGTATCAATAGCCGCCGCTGTCGATCCCCAATCTTCGTGAAGCTTTAATCCCACTGCTCCCGCTTCTATTTGTTCCTTTAAAGGAGCCTCATCTGAACAGTTTCCCTTTCCTAAAAAACCCAAGTTCATCGGGAACTCTTCGGCTGCTTGAAGCATACGATGGATATTCCAAGGCCCCGGTGTACAAGTAGTGGCATTTGTGCCTGTAGCGGGTCCTGTTCCTCCGCCAATCATAGTGGTCACACCCGATGCAAGAGCGGTTTCGATTTGCTGAGGGCAAATAAAGTGAATATGAGCATCTATTCCTCCGGCTGTCACAATCATCCCTTCTGCGGCTATGACTTCCGTTGCCGCTCCAATCACCATATCGACCCCATCCATTAACAGCGGGTTCCCCGCTTTGCCTATGGAGGCAATCATTCCATCTTTTATGCCGATATCCGCTTTGTAAATACCTGTATAGTCAACAATAATCGCGTTTGTTAATATGAGATCGACGCATTCATCGCTTGTCGCCAAAGGATGCTGCCCCATTCCGTCTCGGATCACCTTGCCGCCGCCAAACTTTACTTCATCTCCATAGGTTGTATAGTCTTTTTCAATTTCGATAAACAATTCTGAATCCGCCAAACGAATAGCATCGCCGACAGTCGGTCCAAACATATCTGCATATTGCTTTCGAGACATCGAAAAACTCATTTTCTTTTCCCCATTTCAACTGATCCATTCGTTAAATTATTTAAACCATACACTTTGCGTTCACCTGAAAATGGAATTATTTCTACTTCTTTCGCATCTCCGGGCTCGAAGCGAACCGCCGTTCCAGCCGGAATATTCAAACGCATGCCAAATGCTTTTTCACGATGAAATTGAAGCGATTGATTCACTTCAAAAAAATGAAAATGGGAACCAACCTGAACAGGTCGATCGCCCCGGTTTAACACGCGAATCTTGATGCTCTGCTTATTTTGATTGCATAAAATAGGTTCTTTTTTTAATACATACTCCCCTGGTATCATCGTACGTCCTCCTCATTTAACGGATCGGGTCATGAACCGTGACAAGCTTTGTTCCATCAGGAAAGGTTGCCTCAATTTGAATATCCGGGATCATTTCGGCAACCCCTTCCATTACATCTTCTTTTGTAAGAATCGTTGCACCGTATTGCATTAACTGAGCTACCGTTTTTCCATCCCGCGCCCCCTCCAGCACTTCATATGTAATCATTGCGACAGCTTCAGGATAATTTAATTTTAAGCCCCGCTCTTTACGACGGCGGGCCAAGTCAGCCGCCACTACAATCATGAGCTTTTCCATTTCACGTGAAGTCAGTTTCATGGATAACCTCCTATTTTAAGTGCTTGTTCCAAACTATGAAATTGATCTTGTAAATCTCCATTCACAAGATCGAATATTTAGAATTTTTCGTCTAATAATTATATCAAATTTCCTTCTAATACATCCAACAGATTCTCACTCATTTTACAAACCCGCTAGCAACTGCGATTTTTTAAAATATTTTTTGCGATATATTATTGATCTTTCTTAAAAAGCTCCATCAACGGTCTGATCGTGATAAAAATACCGGCTACCATTAACCATACGAAAGCAAGTACAGTCCAACCTTTAAAAAACGATAAACTATACTGATATCCTGTGATAAACATAATCCCGGGCCACACAAATATCAAAATAACGGTTAACCAAATAGCCCACTGTATGCACAACTTGGCGTCTTTATTTATTGGCTGTTTCTCCATAGCTAACTTCCTTTCCATATTCAGATAAGTCATCATCGTAGCTTTTAAACTTATCTTTTAAAGAATCAAAATCAAATTCCTGACTGGACAGCAATCCATGACCAATGGAAATAACACCACTAATAACAAAAACCGTTAAATTTCCAATCAACATAGGATAAAGCCCGCCTAACGATTCGATCGTAATTTCTCCTGATGTGGCATAGGCAGATGAAACCCATGCGATGAGTCCGCTGATCATTCCCAATAAAGCTCCATAAAAAGATCCTTCATTCGTTGCCCGTTTCCATAACAACCCAAGGGTAACAGGAATCACGGCACTGCTTATAAAAATTCCCATTGCCATATAAACGAAACTAAGGCTTATCCCTACTTTAAAAAGCAAAATGGACAATAGCCCCATTGCCAATCCGGCACATAAGGTTACTTGGCGGGAAACACTTAATATTTTTTGACTGTTTGCTTGTGGATGGATGGAGTGAAGGTAAATGTCCGTAACGATGATGTTTGTAATAGCCGTCAGTTCCGCAACACCCGTAGACATCACAGCCATAAAAAGCATAATTAAAAATAAGATAGATCCAACAGTCCCCATGACGTGGGCCGCCATAATAGGGGCAACAGAGTCCGGCGAGTCAACAGAAATTCCTAACCCGGCTGCACCCACACCTAGAAAAGTGGCTATGGTAAACGGAATTGAAAACCAAGCAATCCCTCCATAAATATAGGCTTTCGCTGCCGCTCTTTCTGTACTTGCAATGGCGCGCTGCCAATAAGATTGATCCACAAATACGGTTCCAAAATTACCAATAATATTGATCATTCCAAAAAACAGTCCCGGTATCGAAGCCATTGTGATCATTTGTTTGGATTCAGGGATTTTACGTAATCCTTCATAAATATCCGTAACACCGAATTTGTAATAAACAGCCGCTGCAAAAATCGCAAGAATGGCAAAGATAATAACTGTATTTAAGTAGTCTGCAATAAAGGAAGCTTTTAATCCACCGATCACCGTGAAAATCGTGAAAGTGATAGGAATTAAAAGCGCTGCAATATATACATTCATTCCCGTTAAAGAGTGTAAAGAAACCGCTCCACCCAAAATGACCATTGCCGTTACGATGATATTGGTCATTAAAGCGAATACGAGCATCAATCGGTGATTTTTCTTATCAAATCGCTGAGCGATAAATTCTAAAAATGTATGAGCATTCGGTGCTTTCCGTTTCAAATGAATGGCCACTATCGCAAATAGTAAAATTTGAATAGTAGCGCCAGCAGCATACCAATAAGGGCCACTAATTCCATATTGATATCCGGTAGAAGAAGACATCATTAATGTCGCTGCCCATGTCCAAGCGGCAATAATGGAAGCACTCGCTAAACCCACTCCGACACTCCTGCCTGCGGTGCTAAATTGTTCTGCCGTCATGACTTCTCCTTGACGACGTTGGATCAAAACTGTAATCACTGTAAAAACAATTCCAAAGATA of the Bacillus smithii genome contains:
- a CDS encoding IS1380 family transposase, producing MKDFPIRFVLTDEAITPSAGLALVGYLLHRTKLDKRVNALRLPTVRREVHISHSDVIRSMIGLLATGKTDFDHIEAYRQDDIFSASMGIQHVPSSPTLRQRLDQLACLPMTETILWEESIRLLIQRHATLSPCWTKGKTTWLPLDIDGSPFDNSDTKKEGVSRTYKGFDGFTPLFAYAGKEGDLVHAELRPGKQHVQDNMPSFLVTAIRRARQLTSSRLLVRMDAGNDAEANGHVCLKEDVDFVIKRNLRRESKALWFQIASQKGKRVDDGQSEGVQTYELCLPQKAAIDGNTYTYVQVTQVTERTMERNGQLMLVPDYEVESYWVRLKGYEHVRMSDVLALYHDHATGEQFHSELKSDLDLERLPSGKMKTNALVLVMGAFVYNLLRLIGQDLLSDPRHPLHHKVKRRRIKTIIQTVITMAGRLVRRSRQIWMKRTRRSGYSEPLLNVYQKWREAR
- a CDS encoding urease accessory protein UreF, which gives rise to MNRLFSLFQLCDSNFPSGSFSHSFGLETYIQEKVITDKESFKNAISVYIRKQLFFTEGLACRLAYEAMEQNEPSTLEELDHILFASNVAQETRSGNQRMGERMAKLCVDLYPSPILIEYTNRIKEKKAYGHSAIVFAIVAYHLKVTKETAVGAYLFANVSALVQNAVRGIPIGQTDGQKILVEIQPLLEEGVRTISQLPKEDLGAVSPGMEIAQMRHERLNVRLFMS
- the ureE gene encoding urease accessory protein UreE, whose amino-acid sequence is MMVEKVVGNITTLEKRVPHIERVYMRSDDLVKRVKRVVTDHGKEIGIRLKEHQELQDGDILYMDDHNMIVISVLEDDVLTIKPTSMQQMGEIAHQLGNRHLPAQFEGNEMIVQYDYLVEELLQKLSIPFTREKRKMKQAFRPIGHRHE
- a CDS encoding urease accessory protein UreD, with protein sequence MKYTGVLQVSAAKKRQKTIISSCYHEGALKVSRPIYLEKDLPFLYLIHVGGGYVDGDVYLTNLNVEEEAELAVTTQSATKVYKTPKKPVVQKTNIHLKKGSVLEYLPDSLIAYKEARFIQETTVHIEEDSGFFYSDVITPGWAEDGSLFPYDWIRSKLKVYKKDRLVLFDHLRLEPDEDMSGMLQMDGYTHIGTFLIFHQKADKTFLDRLYDEMEAFDSDVRFGMTSLPASGIILRILARSTGIIENMISRAHSFARRELLGKNGVTWRKY
- a CDS encoding sulfite exporter TauE/SafE family protein — encoded protein: MDQVDLLSVLTLGFVLGIKHAMEPDHVIAVSTIVCQSKKLWRSSLAGVFWGIGHTSTLLIFGMTIILMKKKISQEWSMSLEFLVGIILVYFGISAILSLKKTHEHSHSRLHLHTDHPIYTYKGIPYVKSLFIGIIHGLAGSAAMVLLTMSTVEKAWEGLLYILFFGAGTVLGMLCFTTLIGIPFTLSAKKIRIHNAFIQITGFISTVFGIHYMYNLGVTEGLFKLWIR
- the ureG gene encoding urease accessory protein UreG — encoded protein: MEPIRIGIGGPVGAGKTMLVEKLTRAMHKELSIAVVTNDIYTKEDAQFLLKHGVLPADRVIGVETGGCPHTAIREDASMNFAAIDELKERHPDLELIFIESGGDNLAATFSPELVDFSIYIIDVAQGEKIPRKGGQGMIKSDLFIINKIDLAPYVGASLEVMERDTLAARGDKPYIFTNLKDEIGLAEVLEWIKTNALLYGLES
- a CDS encoding gluconate:H+ symporter, coding for MDLYLLTITFLAILIVILGVSWWKWHAFISLLVASLFLAIMSGMSLDKIVTAYETGVGGVLGHLVGILALGIILGQMMSESGAGMQVANFFVRLFGVKKLPWAMLLSGFIIGIPVFFEVGILIVLPLVISIHKTTKQNILLIALPVIAGLSIVHGLVPPHPGAIAAIQIYNANLGKVLLYSLIIALPAAIIAGPLFAKWVHKRVIPESEPELIRVNMTAKTLPSTGLSFFIILLPVLLMILSAVAPYLPLPKGFMKFFEFIGSPIIALLIACFAAFYFLGIRQGMSKKDIKKLTDQCLLPVGSIILIIGAGGGFKQILIDSGVGTTIGHMSQHLSLSPLVLAFMISGLIRIATGSATVALTTAAGIVSPIIEHMSGVNLELLVIATGAGSLMFSHVNDAGFWMVKEYLGLSMKETFKTWTVLETILSFTAFAGALLLNMFV
- the gntK gene encoding gluconokinase; protein product: MMSSKYVIGVDIGTTSTKSVLFSAEGSVISRHGIEYSLFSPTPETAEQDPEEIFRAVVNTIKRTIQDSHVQPSDILCVSFSSAMHSVIAVDKEGKPLTNCITWADNRSAKWAEKIKKEMNGHEIYRRTGTPIHPMSPLSKLTWLRNEHPEIFARSYKFISIKEYIFYKLFKEYVIDYSIASATGMFHLNSLKWDEEALHIAGISEEQLSRPVPTTYRLTGLDETFAKEMNLHPSTPFVVGASDGVLSNLGVNAIDPGVVAVTIGTSGAIRTVTNRPVTDPKERIFCYALTENHWVIGGPVNNGGMIFRWVRDQLGSSEVETAKRLGKDPYEVLTEIAAKVNPGSDGLLFHPYLAGERAPLWDANARGSFFGLGLHHKKEHLIRAVLEGVIFNLYTVLLALEELIGEPKKIQATGGFARSPLWRQMMADIFDQEVYIPESFESSCLGAAILGLYSLGEIHSLHVVSEMVGATHHHVPNPEHVSVYKELIPIYIRLSRLLKEEYESIAAFQKKRV